One window of Oryza brachyantha chromosome 12, ObraRS2, whole genome shotgun sequence genomic DNA carries:
- the LOC102702434 gene encoding universal stress protein PHOS34-like, translating into MATEEAAEAASASAGEAEGRMPMVLGVDESEHSYHALQWTLRHFFSAPAGQQQQQQYRLVVVNAKPTAASAVGLAGPGAADVLPFVEADLKKSSMRVIEKAKELCAQVTDALFEVVEGDARNVLCEAVERHQAEMLVVGSHGYGAIKRAVLGSVSDYCSHHAHCTVMIVKKPKHKH; encoded by the exons ATGGCGACGGAGGaagcggccgaggcggcgtcggcgtcggcgggggaggcggaggggaggatgCCGATGGTGCTGGGGGTGGACGAGAGCGAGCACAGCTACCACGCGCTGCAGTGGACTCTGCGCCACTTCTTctccgcccccgccggccagcagcagcagcagcagtaccgcctcgtcgtcgtcaacgCCAAGCCCACCGCGGCCTCCGCCGTCGGGCTCGCCGGCCCAG GCGCCGCGGATGTGCTGCCGTTCGTGGAGGCGGACCTGAAGAAGAGCTCCATGCGCGTCATCGAGAAGGCCAAGGAGCTCTGCGCGCAG GTGACCGATGCTCTGTTTGAAGTGGTGGAAGGGGATGCGAGGAATGTTCTTTGCGAGGCGGTTGAGAGGCATCAGGCGGAGATGTTGGTTGTCGGAAGCCATGGCTACGGAGCAATTAAAAG AGCCGTCCTCGGTAGTGTGAGCGATTACTGCTCCCATCATGCACACTGCACCGTGATGATTGTAAAGAAGCCGAAGCACAAGCACTGA
- the LOC102701603 gene encoding pentatricopeptide repeat-containing protein At4g13650: protein MTHRGATSLGRSLAGFLAQEDPAKVLRLFAAKAREHGGLGAVDFACALRVCRGNGKFWLVVPEIHANAITRGLGKERIVGNLLIDLYAKNGFVLRARRVFDELSARDNVSWVAMLSGYAQNGLEEEALRLYRRMHQSGIVPTPYVLSSILSSCTKAELFVPGRLIHAQGYKQGFCSETFVGNALITLYLRCGSFISAERVFCEMSHRDTVTFNTLISGHAQCGCGEHALEVFDEMRLSGLIPDYVTIASLLAACASIGDLQKGKQLHSYLLKAGMSLDYIMEGSLLDLYVKCGDLETALVIFNSGDRTNVVLWNLMLVAFGHINDLAKSFDLFCQMQAAGIRPNKFTYPCILRTCSCTGEIDLGQQIHSLSVKTGFESDMYVSGVLIDMYSKYGWLERARCVLDMLKEKDVVSWTSMIAGYVQHEYCKEAVAAFKEMQKFGIWPDNIGLASAISGCAGIKAMKQASQIHARVYVSGYSADVSIWNALVNFYARCGRSKEAFSLFKEIEHKDEITWNGLVSGFAQSGLHEEALKVFMRMDQSDVKFNVFTFVSALSASANLANIKQGKQIHARVIKTVHTFETEVANALISLYGKCGSIEDAKMEFSEMPERNEVSWNTIITSCSQHGRGLEALELFDQMKKEDIKPNDVTFIGVLAACSHVGLVEEGLSYFKSMSHEHGIRARPDHYACVVDILGRAGQLDRAKKFIEEMPITADAMVWRTLLSACKVHKNIEVGELAAKRLMELEPHDSASYVLLSNAYAVTGKWENRDQVRKIMKDRGVRKEPGQSWIEVKNVVHAFFVGDRLHPLADQIYNFLAAINDRVAKIGYKQEKYHLFHEKEQEDKDPNALVHSEKLAVAFGLMSLPPCIPLRVIKNLRVCNDCHTWMKFTSEVMGRKIVLRDVYRFHHFNNGSCSCGDFW, encoded by the coding sequence ATGACCCACCGGGGGGCGACCTCGCTCGGCAGGTCGCTTGCCGGATTCCTGGCCCAGGAAGATCCAGCCAAGGTCCTGCGCCTCTTCGCGGCCAAGGCCAGGGAGCACGGGGGTCTCGGGGCCGTCGACTTCGCGTGCGCACTGCGCGTGTGCAGGGGGAACGGCAAGTTCTGGTTGGTTGTTCCGGAGATACACGCGAACGCTATCACGCGTGGTCTTGGGAAAGAGAGGATCGTTGGCAACCTTCTGATTGATCTGTACGCGAAGAATGGGTTTGTGCTGCGTGCGAGGCGGGTATTTGATGAGCTCTCTGCCAGGGACAATGTCTCGTGGGTGGCAATGTTGTCAGGGTACGCCCAGAATGGTCTTGAGGAAGAAGCTCTTCGGTTGTATCGCCGGATGCATCAGTCTGGGATTGTTCCTACACCTTATGTTCTCTCTAGCATCCTGAGTTCATGCACTAAAGCGGAGCTTTTTGTGCCGGGACGGTTGATTCATGCCCAAGGTTACAAACAAGGATTTTGCTCTGAAACCTTTGTAGGAAATGCACTTATCACACTGTACTTGCGCTGTGGATCATTCATATCTGCAGAGAGGGTATTTTGCGAGATGTCACACCGTGACACGGTAACGTTCAATACGCTGATCTCAGGACATGCTCAGTGTGGATGTGGGGAGCATGCTTTGGAGGTATTTGATGAGATGCGGCTGTCAGGGTTAATCCCTGATTATGTGACCATTGCTAGTCTGCTTGCCGCTTGCGCCTCCATTGGTGATCTTCAAAAGGGGAAACAGCTCCATTCGTATTTGTTGAAAGCAGGCATGTCTTTGGATTACATAATGGAAGGCTCACTCCTTGACCTCTATGTGAAATGTGGTGACCTTGAAACTGCCCTTGTGATATTCAATTCAGGTGATAGGACGAATGTAGTACTGTGGAACTTGATGCTTGTGGCATTTGGGCATATCAATGATCTAGCAAAATCTTTTGACCTCTTCTGTCAAATGCAGGCTGCAGGTATACGCCCTAACAAGTTCACATACCCATGCATTTTAAGGACTTGCAGTTGCACTGGAGAAATTGACCTTGGACAgcaaattcattcattgagTGTAAAAACTGGCTTTGAGTCTGATATGTATGTCAGTGGTGTATTGATAGATATGTATTCCAAATATGGGTGGCTTGAAAGGGCAAGATGTGTTCTTGACATGCTTAAAGAGAAAGACGTCGTTTCTTGGACTTCCATGATTGCTGGATATGTGCAACATGAGTATTGTAAGGAGGCCGTTGCAGCTTTTAAAGAGATGCAGAAATTTGGAATTTGGCCAGATAACATAGGATTAGCAAGTGCTATAAGTGGCTGTGCTGGAATCAAAGCAATGAAGCAAGCCTCGCAGATTCATGCTCGGGTTTATGTATCTGGTTATTCAGCAGATGTTTCGATTTGGAATGCATTGGTAAACTTTTATGCACGATGTGGAAGAAGCAAAGAAGCTTTCTCTTTGTTCAAGGAAATTGAACATAAAGATGAAATAACATGGAATGGACTAGTATCTGGTTTTGCACAAAGTGGTCTGCATGAAGAAGCTCTCAAGGTATTTATGCGTATGGACCAATCTGATGTCAAATTCAATGTGTTCACGTTTGTATCAGCTCTTAGTGCTTCAGCTAACCttgcaaatataaaacaagGAAAACAAATACATGCTAGAGTTATTAAAACAGTTCATACCTTTGAAACTGAAGTTGCAAATGCTCTGATTTCCTTGTATGGGAAGTGCGGTAGCATTGAGGATGCCAAGATGGAATTTTCTGAAATGCCCGAGAGAAATGAGGTGTCGTGGAATACTATTATTACAAGCTGCTCACAGCATGGACGTGGCCTTGAGGCTTTGGAGCTATTTGATCAAATGAAGAAAGAAGATATTAAACCAAATGATGTTACATTCATAGGTGTTTTAGCTGCTTGCAGTCATGTGGGTTTGGTGGAGGAAGGCCTTAGTTACTTCAAATCTATGTCTCATGAGCATGGAATTCGTGCAAGGCCTGATCATTATGCTTGTGTTGTCGATATTCTTGGACGAGCTGGGCAACTTGACCGTGCAAAGAAATTTATTGAGGAAATGCCAATCACTGCTGATGCAATGGTTTGGAGAACCCTTCTCAGCGCATGTAAAGTACACAAGAACATAGAAGTAGGAGAGCTTGCAGCCAAGCGTCTCATGGAATTGGAGCCTCATGATTCTGCATCATATGTTCTTCTCTCAAATGCATATGCTGTTACTGGCAAGTGGGAAAATAGGGATCAGGTTAGAAAGATAATGAAAGACAGAGGAGTCAGAAAGGAACCAGGCCAGAGCTGGATTGAAGTAAAGAATGTGGTTCATGCATTCTTTGTTGGTGACCGATTACATCCCTTAGCTGATCAAATATACAACTTTTTGGCTGCTATAAATGATAGGGTAGCCAAAATAGGATACAAGCAAGAGAAGTATCATCTCTTCCACGAAAAAGAGCAAGAAGATAAAGATCCTAACGCTCTTGTCCATAGCGAGAAGTTAGCCGTGGCTTTTGGGTTGATGAGTTTGCCACCTTGTATACCTCTTCGAGTAATTAAAAATCTTCGTGTCTGTAATGATTGCCACACTTGGATGAAATTCACCTCTGAAGTCATGGGCAGAAAAATTGTATTACGAGATGTCTACAGATTTCACCATTTTAACAATGGAAGCTGTTCATGCGGAGACTTCTGGTGA
- the LOC102702714 gene encoding protein DETOXIFICATION 55-like, which yields MVLEERHDHAPNHISMSEVMEELKLMRSLCLPISALNLLHYVKSMVTVLCMGLLGRDELAGGALAVGLTNVTGYSVLSGLALGLEPVAGQAFGSGNPGAARRALRRAVLLLLAASLPVAALWACAGRAMRAAQQDAAVARVAGSYCRYAIPDLAATSVLLPARVYLRSKGEPGRLTSCMALAVALHVPATVYLGARLRVPGVAMATCATNLATLAFLWISLTWAGTAQKEPDEPTGSAEWADMAHFSEWAQLLRLSLPSCLSVCLEWWWYELMTITAGYLRDPAATLAAAAIVIQTTSLLYTISVTLSSAVSARVAYELGAGRPRSAHVSFVVAMGLAMVGSCVGLAWATLGRRPWVHVFTDDPTVQSLAASVLPVVGLCELANCPQTTGCGVLRGSARPVVGAAINLCSFYLVGAPVALVLAFGLDMGFLGLCLGLLSAQVVCLLCVGFATFQTDWEAEALKAFHLVGSGDDKGGLAQKENV from the exons ATGGTTCTGGAAGAACGCCATGATCATGCTCCTAATCACATCTCCATGTCCGAG GTGATGGAGGAGCTGAAGCTGATGAGGAGCCTGTGCCTGCCCATCTCGGCGCTCAACCTGCTGCACTACGTGAAGAGCATGGTCACCGTGCTCTGCATGGGACTGCTGGGGCgcgacgagctcgccggcggcgcgctggCCGTGGGGCTCACCAACGTCACCGGCTACTCGGTGCTGTCGGGCCTCGCGCTCGGCCTGGAGCCCGTCGCCGGCCAGGCGTTCGGGTCCGGGAACccgggggcggcgcggcgggcgctgcgccgcgccgtgctgctcctcctcgccgcgtcgcTCCCCGTCGCGGCGCTCTGGGCGTGCGCGGGCCGCGCCATGCGCGCCGCGCAGCAggacgccgccgtggcgcGCGTCGCCGGCAGCTACTGCCGCTACGCCATCCCGGacctcgccgccaccagcgTCCTCCTCCCGGCGCGCGTCTACCTCCGTAGCAAGGGCGAGCCCGGGAGGCTAACCTCCTGCatggcgctcgccgtcgcgctccaCGTGCCGGCCACCGTCTACCTCGGCGCGAGGCTGCGCGTGCCCGGCGTCGCCATGGCCACCTGCGCCACCAACCTCGCCACGCTGGCCTTCCTATGGATCTCCCTCACCTGGGCCGGCACGGCCCAGAAGGAACCGGACGAACCAACCGGTTCAGCTGAATGGGCCGACATGGCCCATTTCTCCGAATGGGCTCAGCTGCTCCGTCTGTCCCTCCCAAGCTGCCTGAGCGTGTGCTtggagtggtggtggtacgAGCTCATGACCATCACCGCCGGTTATCTCCGGGATCCGGCCGCcacgctggcggcggcggccatcgtCATACAGACCACCTCGCTGCTCTACACGATCTCGGTCACCCTAAGCTCCGCCGTGTCAGCCCGCGTCGCGTACGAGCTCGGGGCAGGACGACCGAGATCGGCCCACGTCTCGTTCGTGGTAGCAATGGGTCTCGCGATGGTAGGTTCGTGCGTAGGGCTCGCATGGGCCACGTTGGGCCGACGGCCATGGGTCCATGTGTTCACCGATGATCCCACGGTGCAGTCACTCGCAGCAAGTGTGCTACCCGTTGTTGGGCTATGTGAGCTCGCAAACTGCCCACAGACGACCGGTTGCGGCGTCCTACGTGGCAGCGCGCGCCCGGTCGTCGGGGCGGCCATCAACCTGTGCTCCTTCTACCTCGTTGGCGCCCCCGTCGCACTGGTCCTTGCTTTTGGGCTTGACATGGGCTTCTTGGGCCTTTGTCTTGGGCTCCTTTCAGCCCAGGTCGTTTGCCTTCTGTGTGTGGGCTTTGCTACTTTCCAAACCGATTGGGAGGCAGAGGCTCTGAAGGCCTTTCATTTGGTTGGTAGTGGAGATGACAAGGGAGGTTTGGCCCAGAAGGAAAATGTATAG